From a single Candidatus Binatia bacterium genomic region:
- a CDS encoding DUF4412 domain-containing protein, whose product MTRARSWWFAVLLVGALGLPTAARAGVVIVTESEEPGDAVGKSGQPPAASAKAANDPAAKDKRRLTGLLYASGTDVRMEGTRTDADEKESGTVLFRGANDTLIVIDDQEKTYFEITRADAKRLASSLESARAQIRAQMENMSAEDRAAVEQAMKEFGGLGSAGQKKEPAPLKAVATGKTSSVEGRSCREFEVQRGGKRIAEACVASWSDTGLKPDDLVGLRKLAEFQREVLSAMNWEGLEAAPGAEVFELLDEVGGFPVRVRATEDGETVEFRVKDIQRKDIDPKLFQVPAGYERAALPG is encoded by the coding sequence ATGACGCGTGCACGTAGCTGGTGGTTTGCGGTTCTGCTCGTGGGAGCGCTCGGGTTGCCGACGGCGGCCCGGGCGGGCGTCGTCATCGTGACGGAGAGCGAGGAGCCGGGCGATGCCGTCGGCAAGAGCGGGCAGCCGCCGGCCGCCTCCGCGAAGGCCGCGAACGACCCAGCGGCGAAGGACAAGCGTCGCCTGACGGGCCTTCTCTACGCGTCGGGCACGGACGTGCGCATGGAGGGCACGCGCACGGACGCCGACGAGAAGGAGTCCGGCACCGTTCTCTTCCGCGGCGCGAACGACACGCTGATCGTGATCGACGACCAGGAGAAGACCTACTTCGAGATCACCCGCGCCGACGCCAAGCGGCTCGCTTCGTCGCTCGAGTCGGCGCGCGCGCAGATCCGCGCCCAGATGGAGAACATGTCGGCCGAGGACCGCGCCGCGGTCGAGCAGGCGATGAAGGAGTTCGGCGGGCTCGGCAGCGCCGGGCAGAAGAAGGAGCCCGCGCCGCTCAAGGCGGTCGCCACCGGCAAGACGAGCTCCGTCGAGGGGCGCTCGTGCCGCGAGTTCGAGGTGCAGCGCGGCGGCAAGCGCATCGCCGAGGCCTGCGTCGCGTCGTGGAGCGACACCGGGCTCAAGCCCGACGACCTCGTCGGCCTGCGCAAGCTCGCCGAGTTCCAGCGCGAGGTGCTCTCCGCGATGAACTGGGAGGGTCTCGAGGCCGCGCCCGGTGCCGAGGTGTTCGAGCTGCTCGACGAGGTCGGCGGCTTCCCGGTGCGCGTGCGTGCCACCGAGGACGGCGAGACGGTCGAGTTCCGCGTCAAGGACATCCAGCGCAAGGACATCGATCCGAAGCTGTTCCAGGTGCCCGCGGGCTACGAGCGCGCCGCGCTGCCCGGCTGA
- a CDS encoding LLM class flavin-dependent oxidoreductase, protein MYGSDDPDLKQRRREAMSALRISIELPVHGVTFAQVRELARACEAAGLDGVWVPDHLVSLRPDGETPLECTTLLAALAATTTLRIGPLVLALPLRAHALLALQMRTLAALAPGRLVLGVGLGGFTYRRAARALGVTARDDAERAATLADDVARLRASVQEDAAQPVPVWLGGRSRAVLDAAARVADGWNCPFVAELEARSRELDRACAAAGRDPATLTRSVYCLAALAESDAEARRRADAARTMTRLFGDLERAHVFGTPPRALARLRELRALGVSEVVLHIAGDHASKLDAVALLARDVLPALRAG, encoded by the coding sequence TTGTACGGAAGCGATGACCCCGATCTCAAGCAGCGGCGTCGCGAGGCGATGAGCGCTCTGCGGATCAGCATCGAGCTGCCGGTCCACGGCGTCACCTTCGCGCAGGTGCGCGAGCTCGCGCGCGCCTGCGAAGCGGCTGGGCTCGACGGCGTCTGGGTGCCGGATCATCTCGTGTCGCTGCGTCCCGACGGCGAAACGCCGCTCGAGTGCACGACGCTGCTCGCAGCGCTCGCCGCGACGACGACGCTGCGCATCGGACCGCTCGTGCTCGCGCTGCCGCTGCGCGCGCACGCGCTGCTCGCGCTGCAGATGCGGACGCTCGCCGCGCTGGCGCCGGGGCGACTGGTGCTCGGCGTCGGGCTCGGCGGCTTCACCTACCGTCGCGCGGCACGTGCGCTCGGCGTCACCGCGCGCGACGACGCCGAGCGCGCCGCCACGCTCGCCGACGACGTCGCGCGGCTGCGCGCATCCGTGCAGGAGGACGCGGCGCAGCCGGTGCCGGTCTGGCTCGGCGGACGCTCGCGCGCCGTCCTCGACGCGGCCGCACGGGTCGCGGACGGCTGGAACTGTCCGTTCGTCGCCGAGCTCGAGGCGCGCAGCCGCGAGCTCGATCGGGCGTGCGCCGCCGCGGGTCGCGACCCCGCGACGCTCACGCGCTCGGTCTACTGCCTCGCGGCGCTCGCGGAGAGCGACGCCGAAGCGCGCCGACGTGCCGACGCGGCGCGCACGATGACGCGGCTCTTCGGCGACCTCGAGCGCGCGCACGTCTTCGGCACGCCGCCGCGCGCGCTCGCGCGCCTGCGGGAGCTACGGGCGCTCGGCGTGAGCGAGGTCGTGCTGCACATCGCCGGCGACCACGCGAGCAAGCTCGACGCGGTCGCGCTGCTCGCGCGCGACGTCCTGCCCGCGCTGCGCGCCGGCTGA
- a CDS encoding anion transporter codes for MDATGLTIFALVYLGMLAGGVPGLLIDRTGIALLGAIALLATERVGVDEAWQAVDVETIALLFGLMIVSAQLRQGGFYGLVTRRLTLHQTSPERLLALVIVLAGALSAVLVNDIVCLAMTPVLIEVCARRKLDPVPFLLALACAANVGSAATLIGNPQNMLLGQRLGLSFAGYLLDASVPVLLGLGVVWLVIRALYGGRWNAAPLPDATKQARALQVRFDAWQSTKGLLVLGGIVLLFLFTELPRELVALTGAGILLVSRRTASRAQLALVDWHLLVLFIGLFVVNHAFSASGAAAAMVHEAAAVGLDLREPGWLFVVAATLSNLVSNVPAVMLLLPAATDPLAGPVLALSSTLAGNLIVVGSIANIIVLEQASRTGLEIDWRTHARVGVPVTLATLAIAGAWLWLLGA; via the coding sequence GTGGACGCCACGGGCCTGACCATCTTCGCGCTGGTCTATCTCGGCATGCTCGCGGGCGGCGTGCCGGGCCTGCTGATCGACCGCACCGGGATCGCGCTGCTCGGCGCGATCGCGCTGCTCGCAACCGAGCGCGTCGGCGTCGACGAGGCCTGGCAGGCGGTCGACGTGGAGACGATCGCGCTGCTCTTCGGGCTGATGATCGTCTCGGCGCAGCTCCGTCAGGGCGGCTTCTACGGTCTCGTCACGCGGCGCCTCACGCTGCACCAGACGTCGCCCGAGCGACTGCTCGCGCTGGTGATCGTGCTCGCCGGCGCCCTGTCGGCGGTGCTGGTGAACGACATCGTCTGCCTCGCGATGACGCCGGTGCTGATCGAGGTGTGCGCGCGGCGCAAGCTCGATCCGGTGCCGTTCCTGCTCGCGCTCGCCTGCGCCGCCAACGTCGGCTCGGCGGCGACGCTGATCGGCAACCCGCAGAACATGCTGCTCGGACAAAGGCTCGGGCTGTCGTTCGCGGGCTACTTGCTCGACGCGTCCGTGCCGGTGCTGCTCGGTCTCGGCGTCGTGTGGCTGGTGATCCGCGCGCTCTACGGAGGGCGCTGGAACGCGGCGCCGCTGCCGGACGCCACCAAGCAGGCGCGCGCGCTGCAGGTGCGCTTCGACGCCTGGCAGAGCACGAAGGGTCTGCTCGTGCTCGGAGGCATCGTGTTGCTCTTCCTCTTCACCGAGCTGCCGCGCGAGCTCGTCGCGCTGACCGGCGCCGGCATCCTGCTCGTCAGCCGGCGAACGGCGTCGCGCGCCCAGCTCGCGCTCGTCGACTGGCACCTGCTGGTGCTGTTCATCGGGCTCTTCGTCGTCAATCACGCATTCAGCGCGAGCGGCGCCGCGGCCGCGATGGTGCACGAAGCGGCGGCGGTCGGCCTCGACCTGCGCGAGCCGGGCTGGCTCTTCGTCGTCGCGGCGACGCTCTCGAACCTGGTGTCGAACGTCCCTGCGGTGATGCTGCTGCTGCCGGCGGCGACCGATCCGCTCGCGGGCCCGGTGCTGGCGCTGTCGAGCACGCTCGCCGGCAACCTGATCGTCGTCGGCAGCATCGCGAACATCATCGTGCTCGAGCAGGCGTCGCGGACCGGGCTCGAGATCGACTGGCGCACGCACGCGCGGGTCGGCGTGCCGGTGACGCTCGCGACGCTGGCGATCGCCGGCGCGTGGCTGTGGCTGCTCGGGGCGTAG